The following proteins are encoded in a genomic region of Sorangiineae bacterium MSr12523:
- a CDS encoding Xaa-Pro dipeptidyl-peptidase — translation MTFRTSAKNFAFGLAGVVGAVGCSSNSGEDNPLSKTSALLQSPAIVVENNETQPVYSYEAAIREVIYVEAPIDSDADGKPDLIALDVMRPKETDEGLKAATVMEASPYYSDAAAAFGANKSLDGRQIPGIAPRGFGRWYDEFFVPRGYAVVEVEMQGTARSKGCPTTGGKEDTASIKASIDWLNGRVKGYHADGTEAVASWSTGSVGMLGVSYNGTLPIAVASTGVEGLKTIVPIAAISSWYDYARDQGIGYGGGWDKRYPEWLANYVISSSQKSVCAAAVTRLGDNAGDDTFDYTPFWEERDYRKDIDKVKAAVFAVHGLEDWNVKTRHFGKFWSLIQERNIPRKVWLHANAHVDPVSIRADEWKKAMHHWMDHWLYGIENGVLEEPMATIQRPNGTWETHAGWPEPGTHDVSLYFGPAGNGLTGTLQSAPDTSATKQSLTSSSSQTESTIVTKPEESRAYRLAYAGPVLANPVRISGTVRVRASLQSNTASTPVTALLVDYGESTSAAPLDFSYGELMAMPCSLADLVNKTGCAAPKQDVMVTTSARIVSKGAIDLKNRESVATPSPVTPGQSYQVEWEMHPKDWIFPSGHRIGLVITANDYQYVNVDTQAGKLDIALQSSSVTLPVASGLE, via the coding sequence ATGACATTTCGAACTTCGGCGAAGAACTTCGCCTTTGGTCTTGCTGGCGTCGTGGGCGCGGTCGGATGCAGTTCGAATTCGGGGGAGGACAATCCACTCTCGAAAACGAGCGCCTTACTGCAAAGTCCCGCAATCGTGGTGGAAAACAATGAGACTCAACCGGTTTACTCGTACGAAGCCGCGATTCGCGAGGTCATTTACGTCGAGGCGCCCATCGACAGCGACGCCGACGGAAAACCGGACCTCATCGCCCTCGACGTGATGCGCCCGAAGGAGACCGACGAAGGTCTCAAGGCGGCGACGGTCATGGAGGCGAGTCCTTATTATAGCGATGCCGCGGCCGCATTCGGCGCGAACAAGTCGCTCGATGGGCGGCAGATCCCGGGCATTGCACCGCGCGGGTTCGGTCGCTGGTACGACGAGTTCTTCGTCCCGCGCGGTTACGCCGTGGTCGAAGTGGAAATGCAGGGCACCGCCCGCTCCAAAGGCTGCCCCACCACCGGCGGAAAAGAGGATACGGCGTCCATCAAAGCCTCCATCGATTGGCTGAATGGGCGCGTCAAAGGCTACCACGCCGACGGCACCGAGGCGGTGGCTTCGTGGAGCACCGGCTCGGTGGGCATGCTCGGTGTCTCCTACAATGGCACCTTGCCGATTGCCGTGGCCTCGACCGGTGTCGAAGGCTTGAAGACCATCGTGCCCATTGCGGCCATTTCGAGCTGGTACGACTATGCGCGCGATCAGGGAATCGGCTACGGCGGTGGCTGGGACAAGCGGTACCCGGAGTGGCTCGCGAATTACGTGATTAGCTCCTCGCAGAAGTCGGTGTGCGCCGCCGCGGTCACCCGGCTGGGCGACAATGCGGGTGATGACACCTTCGATTACACGCCCTTCTGGGAAGAGCGCGATTACCGAAAGGACATCGACAAGGTGAAGGCGGCCGTCTTCGCCGTTCACGGTCTGGAAGACTGGAACGTGAAGACACGCCATTTTGGCAAATTCTGGTCGCTCATTCAGGAGCGAAACATCCCGCGCAAGGTGTGGCTGCATGCCAACGCGCACGTCGATCCGGTGAGCATCCGCGCGGACGAGTGGAAAAAGGCCATGCACCACTGGATGGATCATTGGCTCTACGGCATCGAGAACGGCGTTCTCGAGGAGCCGATGGCCACCATCCAGCGCCCCAACGGCACCTGGGAAACGCACGCGGGCTGGCCGGAGCCGGGAACCCACGACGTCTCGCTCTATTTCGGCCCCGCGGGCAATGGGTTGACCGGCACCCTGCAGTCGGCGCCGGATACGTCGGCGACGAAGCAATCGCTGACCAGCAGCTCGTCGCAAACCGAGAGCACCATCGTGACCAAGCCCGAGGAGTCCCGCGCCTACCGCCTTGCGTATGCCGGGCCGGTTTTGGCGAATCCGGTGCGCATCTCCGGCACCGTGCGCGTGCGCGCGTCGCTGCAATCGAATACCGCGAGCACCCCGGTCACGGCGCTCTTGGTCGACTATGGGGAATCCACCAGCGCCGCACCGCTCGATTTCTCCTACGGTGAACTCATGGCCATGCCGTGCAGTCTGGCCGATCTCGTGAACAAGACCGGATGCGCCGCCCCCAAGCAGGACGTGATGGTCACCACCAGTGCGCGCATCGTCTCCAAAGGTGCCATCGATCTGAAAAACCGGGAATCCGTCGCCACACCGAGCCCCGTCACCCCGGGCCAGAGTTACCAAGTCGAGTGGGAGATGCACCCGAAGGACTGGATCTTCCCCTCGGGCCATCGCATCGGCCTCGTGATCACCGCAAACGACTACCAATACGTCAACGTCGATACCCAAGCGGGCAAGCTCGACATCGCCTTGCAGTCCAGCAGCGTCACCCTGCCCGTGGCCAGCGGCCTCGAATAG
- the mutS gene encoding DNA mismatch repair protein MutS, translated as MSMAKQQDPAATPLMRQYLTAKEKHKDALLLFRLGDFYELFFEDAVVAARTLELTLTSRNKGAEDEIPMAGVPYHAAGTYIQRLLDQGFKVAICEQMADPSKVKGIVPREVVRVVTPAIVYDDSSLDARTNLYLVAVEESGGRFGIAAMDISTGELSACEAQDPEGAVGELVRLDARELLIGSGAEAVADAFALLRPRAVIRRQASALDDAMATSTLDAVLGKGEAEASGASAPARRAAARCLGVARECEAGQKPQVARLAVYELSETLLLDDSTQAHLELVRTMDGDVRGSLLAQIDETKTGPGARLLRRRLLAPRTQVAEIRRRHDAVELFVTQPGLRSEVRTLLARVSDIERLAMKLAVGRANPRDLVALGRSLEALPALGHALSSCPDMSAREALGIEKDAPWIDACEDICSKISRAIDPDAPVRASDGGVIRTGYDKALDEVRTLAKDGQRLIVELESRLREDVQIPSLKLRFTRVFGWYVEVTRSHTSKAPKSWRRKQTVANAERFTCDELDELADKLAHAEERCMARETELLAKVLRFLSGHVERLRAVAGRLAEWDVASSLAEVAHRDDYARPEMDDSLRLVIEDGRHPVVEKLAAAGRFVPNDVALDASGERLWLVTGPNMAGKSTLMRQVALIVILAQAGSFVPARSAQIGVVDRVLTRVGASDNLAKGDSTFMVEMKETANVLRRATRRSLVVLDEIGRGTSTYDGLSIAWAVAEHLHDVIGCRAMFATHYHELTELCATRQGSVNFSVSAREHEGTLIFLHKLQRGAASRSYGVACARLAGIPEIVLARARTLLADLERGAPLPSGAHASLRRRDRTPRSQLGLFDPGPDAREETPEAKAVRELAETLRSLDADRLTPLEALQLIATWKKQITP; from the coding sequence ATGTCGATGGCTAAGCAGCAGGATCCGGCCGCCACGCCGTTGATGCGGCAATACCTGACGGCGAAAGAGAAGCACAAAGACGCACTCTTGCTCTTTCGCCTCGGGGACTTTTACGAGCTCTTCTTCGAGGATGCCGTGGTGGCCGCGCGGACCCTCGAGCTCACGCTGACCAGCCGCAACAAAGGGGCCGAGGACGAGATCCCGATGGCGGGCGTGCCCTACCACGCGGCGGGCACGTACATCCAGCGGCTGCTCGACCAGGGATTCAAGGTCGCCATCTGCGAGCAGATGGCCGACCCCTCGAAGGTCAAAGGCATCGTGCCCCGCGAGGTCGTGCGCGTGGTGACGCCGGCCATCGTCTACGACGACAGCTCGCTGGATGCGCGCACCAACCTTTACCTCGTGGCCGTCGAGGAGTCGGGCGGGCGATTCGGCATCGCGGCGATGGACATTTCCACCGGTGAGCTCTCCGCGTGCGAAGCGCAGGATCCCGAAGGCGCGGTCGGCGAATTGGTGCGCCTCGACGCGCGCGAGCTTCTCATCGGCTCGGGCGCGGAAGCCGTGGCGGATGCATTCGCGCTGCTCCGTCCTCGGGCGGTCATTCGTCGTCAGGCGAGCGCGCTGGACGATGCAATGGCGACGTCGACGCTCGATGCCGTCCTGGGGAAGGGGGAGGCGGAAGCCTCGGGAGCTTCGGCGCCTGCACGGCGTGCGGCTGCGCGTTGCCTCGGCGTTGCGCGCGAGTGCGAGGCCGGGCAGAAGCCGCAGGTCGCCCGCCTCGCCGTGTACGAATTGAGTGAGACGCTCTTGCTCGATGACTCCACGCAGGCGCACCTCGAGCTGGTGCGCACGATGGATGGCGACGTGCGCGGTTCCTTGCTCGCGCAGATCGACGAGACGAAGACCGGCCCGGGCGCGCGCCTGCTCCGGCGCCGCCTGCTCGCGCCGCGCACGCAGGTGGCGGAGATCCGCCGGCGGCACGATGCCGTGGAGCTCTTCGTCACGCAGCCCGGGCTTCGCAGTGAGGTGCGCACGCTTCTCGCGCGCGTCTCGGACATCGAGCGGCTGGCCATGAAGCTCGCCGTCGGCCGCGCGAACCCGCGCGATCTCGTGGCCCTGGGCCGTTCGCTGGAGGCGCTGCCGGCGTTGGGGCATGCGCTCTCGTCGTGCCCCGACATGAGCGCGCGCGAGGCGCTGGGCATCGAGAAGGACGCGCCTTGGATCGATGCCTGCGAGGACATCTGCAGCAAGATTTCACGCGCCATCGACCCGGATGCTCCCGTGCGCGCGAGCGACGGCGGGGTGATCCGCACCGGCTACGACAAGGCGCTCGACGAAGTGCGCACCCTGGCCAAGGATGGCCAGCGGCTCATCGTGGAGCTCGAGTCGCGCCTTCGCGAAGATGTGCAGATCCCCAGCCTCAAACTGCGCTTCACGCGCGTGTTCGGCTGGTACGTCGAGGTGACGCGCTCGCACACGAGCAAGGCGCCGAAATCGTGGCGGCGCAAGCAAACCGTGGCCAACGCCGAGCGATTCACCTGCGACGAACTCGACGAGCTGGCCGACAAGCTCGCGCATGCCGAAGAGCGCTGCATGGCGCGGGAGACCGAGCTTCTGGCCAAGGTGCTGCGCTTCCTATCGGGCCACGTCGAGCGCCTGCGCGCCGTTGCCGGGCGCTTGGCCGAGTGGGACGTGGCCAGCTCGCTGGCGGAGGTCGCCCACCGCGACGACTACGCGCGCCCCGAGATGGACGACTCGCTTCGCCTGGTCATCGAGGACGGCCGCCACCCCGTCGTCGAAAAGCTCGCCGCGGCGGGCCGTTTCGTGCCCAACGACGTGGCGCTGGATGCCTCGGGCGAGCGCCTCTGGCTGGTCACCGGACCGAACATGGCCGGCAAGTCGACGTTGATGCGCCAGGTGGCCCTCATCGTCATCCTCGCGCAGGCCGGCTCGTTCGTGCCCGCGCGGAGCGCGCAGATCGGCGTCGTCGATCGCGTGCTCACGCGCGTTGGTGCGAGCGACAACCTGGCCAAGGGCGACAGCACCTTCATGGTGGAAATGAAGGAAACCGCCAACGTGCTGCGCCGCGCGACCCGCCGTTCCCTCGTGGTCCTCGACGAAATCGGCCGCGGCACCAGCACCTACGATGGCCTGTCCATCGCGTGGGCCGTCGCCGAGCACCTGCACGACGTCATCGGCTGCCGCGCCATGTTCGCCACGCACTACCACGAGCTCACCGAGCTATGCGCCACACGGCAGGGCAGTGTGAACTTCAGCGTCTCCGCCCGCGAGCACGAGGGCACGCTCATCTTCCTCCACAAATTGCAGCGAGGCGCCGCCTCCCGCAGCTACGGCGTGGCCTGCGCGCGCCTCGCAGGCATCCCCGAGATCGTGCTCGCACGCGCCCGCACCTTGCTCGCCGACCTGGAACGCGGTGCTCCGCTTCCGAGTGGCGCCCACGCGTCGTTGCGACGACGCGATCGCACACCGCGATCGCAATTGGGGCTCTTCGACCCGGGGCCCGATGCCCGCGAAGAGACGCCGGAGGCCAAGGCTGTCCGTGAATTGGCCGAAACATTGCGCAGCCTCGATGCGGATCGCCTGACCCCATTGGAAGCGCTTCAACTCATTGCAACGTGGAAAAAGCAAATCACGCCATGA
- a CDS encoding DUF4350 domain-containing protein produces the protein MTSRANAGIISHPRKLGPRSHAVQRARFFALTWLILAVFALLLARVAYAAPGESGAHPFDITGTDWEGAAEFVQLARHELGDARIMATERIDLTHLRPEDSLVLLHPEKTLDVGSLARFMRAGGRVILLDDYGRADALLRHFGMERVATPRHPADSVRNDPELPIAEPAGPHPVVAEVRRVVTNHPTGVKHPDLSPILKVRGQGEPDVLVAVAGAVGQGRLLVVGDPSIVMNSMLRYADNRGFARALVRYAGEDDTWGKRGGHVYIAAGDFAQDGAFGADDSLFTDLGGRLRGLEDALATVRHEGFPPWALYAVAVLVGLGVVIWVGANAGRIHRPLVPRFTRPIPLIAQGGVAGRAAMLSAPQTSRALAMLELKSALEEETCGLLHLDQVPAHDVLLEQLAEAKLLPPESIKELRQLLHRMAQVETLVLSRSASAMSKITDNDVMTAAQTIRSLLERARTRARTNMNGTSSREAEGSVLL, from the coding sequence ATGACGAGCCGCGCCAATGCGGGCATCATTTCGCACCCACGGAAGCTAGGACCGCGATCGCACGCCGTCCAGCGCGCACGATTTTTCGCGTTGACGTGGCTCATTCTCGCGGTTTTTGCCCTGCTCTTGGCGCGTGTGGCGTACGCGGCACCAGGTGAGAGCGGCGCTCATCCGTTCGACATCACGGGCACGGACTGGGAAGGCGCGGCCGAGTTCGTCCAGCTCGCGCGTCACGAGCTTGGCGATGCGCGCATCATGGCGACGGAACGCATCGATCTCACGCACTTACGTCCCGAGGACAGCCTCGTTCTTCTCCATCCCGAGAAGACCCTCGACGTGGGATCGCTCGCTCGCTTCATGCGCGCGGGCGGCCGCGTCATTTTGCTCGACGACTACGGGCGCGCCGATGCTCTTCTGCGGCATTTCGGTATGGAGCGCGTGGCAACGCCACGCCACCCCGCCGACAGCGTTCGCAACGATCCCGAGCTGCCCATCGCGGAACCGGCCGGACCGCACCCGGTGGTCGCGGAGGTGCGAAGGGTCGTGACGAATCACCCGACCGGTGTGAAGCACCCCGATCTCTCGCCGATCCTCAAGGTGCGCGGTCAGGGCGAACCCGATGTGCTCGTGGCCGTCGCTGGCGCGGTGGGCCAAGGCCGGCTGCTCGTGGTCGGCGATCCGTCCATCGTGATGAACTCGATGCTGCGTTACGCGGACAACCGCGGCTTCGCGCGCGCACTGGTGCGGTATGCGGGCGAAGATGACACCTGGGGAAAGCGCGGCGGACACGTGTACATCGCCGCGGGCGACTTTGCGCAAGACGGGGCATTTGGTGCAGACGACTCGCTCTTCACCGACCTCGGCGGGCGGCTGAGGGGGCTGGAAGATGCACTTGCCACCGTCCGGCACGAAGGGTTTCCGCCCTGGGCTCTGTACGCGGTGGCGGTCCTCGTCGGTCTTGGCGTGGTCATCTGGGTCGGCGCCAACGCAGGACGGATCCATCGGCCGCTGGTGCCGCGGTTCACGAGACCCATCCCGCTCATCGCGCAAGGCGGTGTTGCGGGACGCGCTGCGATGCTCTCTGCACCACAGACGTCGCGCGCGCTGGCGATGCTCGAGCTAAAAAGCGCCCTGGAAGAGGAGACGTGCGGCCTGCTCCACCTCGATCAGGTGCCCGCCCATGACGTTCTGCTGGAGCAGCTCGCCGAAGCGAAGCTTCTCCCGCCCGAATCCATCAAGGAACTGAGGCAGTTGCTCCACCGCATGGCCCAGGTCGAAACATTGGTACTATCCCGTAGCGCCTCGGCCATGAGTAAGATAACCGACAACGACGTAATGACGGCCGCCCAGACGATCCGCAGTCTTCTCGAACGTGCCCGCACGCGCGCCAGAACGAACATGAACGGCACATCTTCACGCGAGGCCGAAGGCTCGGTGCTCCTGTGA
- a CDS encoding M28 family peptidase, whose product MRQHAVVLTSLIGLALWACSDASSRESAFGNAELQAPSQVGETANSEEALLADDSDPMTHLNYLASDALRGRNAPSADFDKAATYVTDLAKRHGLVGPNPGDSNGAYAQSFQLGALASDSAKEHVHDTDAQSYGVSQFEHGFYIDPKSPSEEARALAAQPDAVLAGNTHNVLAKLEGTGAKKNEVIVAMAHLDHLGVSSGGAVYNGADDNGSGSAVLAALVPLLAQAKASGQLNRSILFFWTAGEEDGLVGSKYFVDHPISGIGLSQIVGVVNMDMVGRWDDQRISIIDTKSNGSTSYLSGLLTQANNALSDPFDRINKDINSYARRQDGASFYDKGEDVLFVFEGLSNPSGGGNLNADYHRTTDDVSKIVSENGGRKLTRVRDLLNNLLKLAANR is encoded by the coding sequence ATGAGACAACACGCGGTGGTTCTCACCTCGCTGATCGGTTTGGCGCTATGGGCTTGCAGTGACGCGAGTTCGCGCGAAAGCGCATTCGGTAACGCGGAGCTCCAAGCTCCGTCGCAGGTTGGCGAAACAGCGAATTCGGAAGAAGCGCTTCTCGCCGACGATTCCGATCCAATGACGCACCTGAATTACCTCGCGAGCGACGCGCTTCGCGGACGCAATGCCCCCTCGGCGGATTTCGACAAGGCGGCGACGTACGTCACGGATCTCGCCAAGAGGCATGGTTTGGTCGGCCCCAACCCGGGCGACTCGAATGGCGCGTATGCGCAATCGTTCCAATTGGGCGCGTTGGCCTCGGATTCGGCGAAAGAACACGTCCACGACACCGACGCGCAGTCGTACGGCGTGTCGCAATTCGAGCACGGCTTCTACATCGATCCGAAGTCGCCGTCGGAGGAAGCGCGCGCATTGGCCGCACAGCCCGATGCGGTGCTCGCGGGCAATACGCACAACGTGCTGGCGAAGCTCGAAGGCACGGGCGCCAAGAAAAACGAGGTCATCGTGGCCATGGCGCATCTCGATCACCTCGGGGTGAGCTCGGGCGGCGCCGTGTACAATGGGGCCGACGACAATGGCTCGGGCAGTGCCGTTCTCGCGGCGCTGGTTCCACTTCTCGCGCAGGCGAAAGCCAGTGGGCAGTTGAATCGCTCGATTCTCTTCTTCTGGACGGCGGGCGAGGAAGATGGCCTCGTCGGATCGAAATACTTCGTCGATCATCCGATTTCCGGCATTGGGCTGTCTCAGATCGTCGGCGTCGTGAACATGGATATGGTGGGGCGCTGGGACGATCAGCGCATCAGCATCATCGACACCAAATCGAATGGCTCGACGAGCTACCTGTCCGGGCTTTTGACGCAGGCGAACAATGCGCTTTCGGATCCGTTCGACCGCATCAACAAGGATATCAACTCGTACGCACGACGTCAGGACGGCGCCTCGTTCTACGACAAGGGCGAGGACGTGCTCTTCGTCTTCGAGGGGCTGAGCAATCCCTCGGGCGGCGGCAATCTGAATGCCGATTACCACCGCACCACGGACGACGTGTCGAAGATCGTCTCGGAGAACGGCGGCCGAAAACTGACCCGCGTGCGCGACTTGCTGAACAACTTGCTCAAGCTGGCCGCGAACCGCTGA
- a CDS encoding alpha-galactosidase, whose product MMRRLKPVLATVGMVLAGCAVAATTSSRATSLESTATESLLSVGASRAAPAFEVAIQRSPFRLVTRQHGKTVLQTTAAEPAAIDFDTASGLVGTTNVRDVTWQDGAVSIEVDTTDPGRRVRVRLAPEDDGYRLTAHVLGETQAKLDWVALHYDMPASGHWYGHGETKTRNGGPYTEQAWPLDRPGELGGRPLDTAFAPASYNMVEPFWFTQSSAGFVMHTTQLMTVSMGAYQDKVAGFAVHDTESLDASVFVGHTPRDVFGNYVALAGKPAESDATDVQYEKTVWNSWGQFYADVTQKDFLDWAQKIHEADIPSHTVSLDDGWMSHYGDFTFNEKFPEPKVMSDRIHAMGYHFGLWVTLWINLDADNYQLATNRGYLLKSKDDANVPCTVTWWNGKAGIVDLANPEARAWYLGELHALERNLGVDGFKFDTRFFDERCAPYTPDLTMRDYQRLGADMARGFDLQGMGIRTHWTGAQRDGFVIRQIDKGTGWDSLRSSVTQNLALATVGYPFLATDMIGGSLDQPPPSKQVLVRWAQVAAAMPVLYSSTSPRGYDEETVRLYREAVQLHGRLLPYILRQKDRAIAEGEPMMKPLFFEFPHDAAAYEITDEWLLGDSLLAAPVVADAKARHVHLPEGTWFDVTQRRTLRGPTDLRDYPADLDTLPLFVRMGTRDEAALMNAFQ is encoded by the coding sequence ATGATGCGACGACTCAAGCCGGTACTGGCAACGGTGGGGATGGTGCTCGCGGGGTGTGCCGTGGCCGCGACGACGTCGTCGCGTGCGACGTCGCTGGAGAGCACGGCGACGGAAAGCCTGCTGTCGGTGGGTGCTTCGCGGGCGGCCCCCGCGTTCGAGGTGGCCATTCAGCGGTCGCCGTTTCGCCTGGTGACGCGGCAGCACGGGAAAACCGTGCTGCAAACGACGGCGGCGGAGCCGGCCGCCATCGACTTCGATACGGCATCGGGCCTGGTCGGAACGACGAACGTCCGCGACGTGACGTGGCAGGACGGCGCCGTGTCGATCGAGGTGGATACGACGGATCCGGGCCGCCGCGTGCGCGTGCGGCTCGCGCCGGAGGACGACGGCTACCGGCTCACGGCACATGTTCTCGGGGAAACGCAGGCCAAATTGGACTGGGTGGCCCTGCATTACGACATGCCGGCGTCGGGCCATTGGTACGGCCACGGTGAGACGAAGACGCGAAACGGCGGTCCCTACACCGAGCAGGCGTGGCCGCTGGATCGCCCCGGGGAACTCGGCGGGCGGCCTCTGGATACCGCCTTTGCGCCGGCCTCGTACAACATGGTGGAGCCGTTTTGGTTCACGCAGTCGTCGGCGGGCTTCGTCATGCACACGACGCAGTTGATGACGGTGTCGATGGGCGCCTACCAGGACAAGGTCGCCGGCTTTGCCGTGCACGATACGGAGAGCCTCGATGCCAGCGTCTTCGTCGGGCACACGCCGCGCGACGTATTTGGCAATTATGTCGCCTTGGCGGGCAAGCCCGCGGAAAGCGACGCCACGGATGTCCAATACGAGAAAACCGTATGGAACTCGTGGGGGCAGTTCTACGCGGACGTGACGCAGAAGGATTTTCTCGATTGGGCACAGAAGATCCACGAGGCGGATATTCCCAGCCACACGGTGAGCCTCGATGACGGCTGGATGAGCCATTATGGCGACTTCACCTTCAACGAGAAATTCCCCGAGCCCAAGGTGATGTCCGACCGGATTCACGCCATGGGGTACCACTTTGGACTGTGGGTCACTTTGTGGATCAACCTCGACGCGGACAATTATCAATTGGCCACGAACCGCGGTTACCTGCTGAAGTCGAAGGACGACGCGAACGTGCCGTGCACGGTGACGTGGTGGAACGGCAAGGCGGGCATCGTCGATCTGGCGAATCCCGAGGCGCGCGCTTGGTACCTCGGGGAGCTTCACGCGCTCGAGCGGAACTTGGGCGTGGACGGGTTCAAATTCGATACGCGCTTTTTCGATGAACGGTGTGCGCCGTATACGCCGGATTTGACCATGCGCGATTACCAGCGGCTGGGCGCGGACATGGCGCGGGGCTTCGATTTGCAGGGAATGGGCATCCGCACGCATTGGACCGGTGCGCAGCGCGATGGGTTCGTCATTCGGCAGATCGACAAAGGGACCGGGTGGGATTCCCTGCGTTCGTCGGTGACGCAGAATCTCGCACTGGCCACGGTGGGGTATCCCTTTTTGGCGACGGACATGATTGGCGGCTCGTTGGACCAGCCGCCGCCGAGCAAGCAGGTGCTCGTGCGATGGGCGCAAGTCGCCGCGGCGATGCCGGTGCTCTATTCGTCGACCTCGCCGCGGGGCTACGACGAGGAGACGGTGCGCCTATACCGGGAGGCGGTGCAGCTGCACGGGAGGCTTTTGCCGTACATTCTGCGGCAGAAAGACCGCGCCATTGCGGAGGGCGAGCCCATGATGAAGCCGCTCTTCTTCGAGTTTCCGCACGACGCGGCGGCATACGAGATCACCGATGAGTGGCTGCTCGGTGATTCGCTGCTGGCCGCCCCCGTGGTGGCCGACGCGAAGGCGCGCCACGTGCACCTGCCCGAGGGCACCTGGTTCGACGTCACCCAACGCCGCACGCTACGCGGCCCCACCGATCTTCGCGACTACCCTGCGGACCTGGATACATTGCCACTGTTCGTCCGCATGGGAACACGCGATGAGGCCGCGCTCATGAATGCATTCCAATGA
- a CDS encoding MoxR family ATPase, with translation MTAANVVATTNEIAPAKERIEELRREVARAYIGTSRSLDAMLVALLAKGHVLLEGVPGVAKTTLVKAFATALGCSARRIQFTPDLLPADITGTYVLSPKDGTFTLRAGPVFANVVLADEINRAPAKTQSALLEAMQEGQVTIEGDRFELPRPFLVLATQNPIDLEGTYPLPEAQIDRFLVRVAMGYPQPREESQMVRTYGVDAPTVHSVLNPEDVSALQATCARIHVEDDLFDYAVGITGFTRTHPRVALGASPRATLGLVQASKAYALLNGRAFVTPDDVRAVAPNVLAHRLVLTADAEHEPKMRQHVIDEALSKVGYRRGVRAV, from the coding sequence GTGACGGCCGCCAATGTCGTCGCCACCACGAACGAGATCGCACCCGCCAAGGAGCGGATCGAGGAGCTTCGTCGCGAAGTCGCGCGCGCTTACATCGGCACATCGCGCTCGCTCGATGCGATGCTCGTGGCGCTCCTCGCCAAGGGGCACGTGCTGCTCGAAGGCGTTCCCGGCGTGGCGAAGACTACGCTGGTCAAAGCGTTTGCCACCGCGCTGGGTTGCTCCGCGCGACGCATTCAGTTCACCCCGGACCTTTTGCCGGCGGACATCACCGGTACGTACGTGCTCTCGCCCAAGGATGGCACCTTCACCTTGCGCGCGGGTCCGGTGTTCGCCAACGTCGTTTTGGCCGACGAGATCAACCGCGCCCCGGCGAAGACGCAGTCCGCGCTGCTCGAGGCGATGCAGGAGGGGCAGGTCACCATCGAGGGCGATCGCTTCGAGCTGCCGCGCCCCTTCTTGGTGCTGGCCACACAGAACCCGATCGATCTGGAGGGCACGTACCCGCTGCCCGAGGCACAGATCGACCGCTTCTTGGTGCGCGTCGCCATGGGCTATCCGCAGCCGCGCGAGGAATCGCAGATGGTTCGCACCTACGGCGTGGATGCCCCCACGGTGCACTCCGTGCTCAATCCGGAGGACGTGTCGGCGCTGCAGGCCACGTGCGCGCGCATCCACGTCGAGGACGATTTGTTCGACTATGCCGTGGGCATCACCGGCTTCACGCGCACACATCCGCGCGTAGCCTTGGGTGCCAGCCCGCGCGCCACGCTCGGTCTCGTGCAAGCTTCGAAGGCCTACGCGCTGCTCAATGGGCGCGCGTTCGTCACGCCCGACGATGTGCGCGCAGTGGCGCCCAATGTGTTGGCGCACCGCCTCGTGCTCACGGCCGATGCCGAGCATGAGCCGAAAATGCGTCAACATGTCATCGACGAGGCTTTGTCGAAGGTGGGATATCGCCGCGGCGTTCGAGCCGTATAA